The genomic DNA GATTGCAGGAACGTCTCCCGGATCTCTGATTGCTGAGAGATCGCCTGAAGCCAGCGGACCATGGTGTCCGCAGAGACACGGTTCAGTCGCGACATTCCGGAACCGTCGGCGATGACCGTGCCGGCCGCGGCGTCTGGTCCCACACGCTCGCTCATGACCATGCGAGCCACCGCTGCCCCATTGCTCCACGAGCCGGGATCGCCCGTGACGTGATGACCTGCCCGTTTGAGAAGGGCCTCGGCGTAGAGGTTCTGTGAATCGGCGTTGCAGCGTGTAAGGACATCTGAGATCTGGGTCGTGACTACCGCGATTGTGCGAGCGCCGACCGGCGCGGGCTCATCGACCGCACGTGTCCTGACTGGAGCTCGTGAGGCATCGGAGGCGTTGACGATGCCACCGACGCGGACGCCGGCGTCCAAGAGGGACTGGGCAAGAAGTCTCCCGAAGAAGATCGGGACATTGTGGACGGTGACATCCACCGGTGCTTGGCTGGGGTGCCTGACGTCTCCGTACAGGGTGAACCGATTCGCAGTGTTCGGACGCGCGATCCACGTTGTATTCTCGCCCGTTGCCACTGTTCGCGCATTGTTCTGGAGTTCCATCCACGGTGAGTGCGGCTGCAGTCGCACCAGTGGAGCGTCACCGAGCTTGGTGGGGCGGACATAGACGCTGAGGACATTCGTGTGGAAGTTGAGGCCGGCGACTTCGGCGCAGTACCAGCGGTTCAGCTGGGAGACTGGCCATGAGGCGTGGACAAACTCTCTGTCGAAGATCGTGTCATCGATCACGATCTCTTCAAGCGACGAGACTCCTGCGTTCTGCACGGCGGATGCCAGCATCGCAACCAGTTTGTCAACCGTGATGGAGTCTCCGGCGACCTGTCCGAGAAGCTTCGGATCGCCGAGACCCGGATCGCCGGCACCCTTCACGATCAGCGTCTGCCCGCTGAGGATTAACTCGGTCTTGAACACAAAGTCTGACCCGAGCACCGAGAGAGCGACGCCGGAGCTGATGAGCTTCTGATTCGAGGCGGGGATCATGGCCGTATCGGCGTTGAGGGAGGCGAGACGCCGCCCCGATCCCGTGTCGAGAATGCTGACTCCAACCTTGCCATTGCCAAGTCGGGCTGATGAGACGGCTCGCTCAACTCTGGAGTTCAACTCTTGCGCGGCCGTACCGAAGGAGATCAGCAATGAAGCGACCGCCCAGCAAAGAGCGGCGGCAAAGCGAGACCGTAGGGCCAACGTGTGCATAACCGTACACTCCCTCCTGAGGGCGCTTTCGCGACACACAGTACGTATCACTAAGTGATCGACGAACCGTGCCGGCCGGCTGCAATCTGCGTGACAGACCGGGTCGTATCTCCCGCCGGGCTGGTCAGGGTTGATCAGGCGACCTCAGCGTTGGCCATGACAGAGTCTCGAATCATGCCCAGTGCTTCTGCCAGTTCATCGGCTCGCGACCTTGTCTCGATGTCCCAGGTCGGCCAGAGGTTGCCACCCACTCCGACGGCCGCACTGATCGCATCACGCAGGATGCGGGGCGACTGGCGTGTGGCAAGCTGTGCCGCGAGTGTGCCGGGAAGCGTCAGAACGACCCGAGGCGAAGTGGGAAGCGGAACGAGGAACGCGGAGATGTTTGGAATGGGGCTGTTGTAGACGAACGTCCAACGCCATGGAATCCCCTTCCACTCAAGTCGCTCGGTAGAGGTCAATGCGGTCCGCAATGCCTTTCTCGCGCCAGTGGCACATCCAGTCAGCTGGCGGTTGTAGTGCGAAAGCACTTCCTGCTCCGTCGGCTGGCTGAACCGGTCTTCCCAAGGCGTGCGTCTCACGGGGCGTGCCACGACAGAGCTCCGGATGGATAACCTTACAAAACATGAACGAGCAGGCAGCTTGTGTCGATAATGGTGTACCAGAAACAGGGGGACATGTAAAGCCCATTTGTAGCGGCTAAAG from Phycisphaeraceae bacterium includes the following:
- the dacB gene encoding D-alanyl-D-alanine carboxypeptidase/D-alanyl-D-alanine-endopeptidase, whose protein sequence is MHTLALRSRFAAALCWAVASLLISFGTAAQELNSRVERAVSSARLGNGKVGVSILDTGSGRRLASLNADTAMIPASNQKLISSGVALSVLGSDFVFKTELILSGQTLIVKGAGDPGLGDPKLLGQVAGDSITVDKLVAMLASAVQNAGVSSLEEIVIDDTIFDREFVHASWPVSQLNRWYCAEVAGLNFHTNVLSVYVRPTKLGDAPLVRLQPHSPWMELQNNARTVATGENTTWIARPNTANRFTLYGDVRHPSQAPVDVTVHNVPIFFGRLLAQSLLDAGVRVGGIVNASDASRAPVRTRAVDEPAPVGARTIAVVTTQISDVLTRCNADSQNLYAEALLKRAGHHVTGDPGSWSNGAAVARMVMSERVGPDAAAGTVIADGSGMSRLNRVSADTMVRWLQAISQQSEIRETFLQSLATAGTGTLSRRFREYRPANALYAKSGAIDGVRCLSGYLVHGQTGRTVAFAVLCNDLTTGEASTNALKLHEQIVRIADEWLTTQANADASVFGG